A stretch of the Aminipila terrae genome encodes the following:
- a CDS encoding lysine exporter LysO family protein produces MIFLMPFISIFIGLSVGLKIKSRKFLKIVDIISNIVLIILMITIGSNIGVNDSLMKSLGQIGINCFLISTFAIGLSIIVTFSFEKSMKLLDNINIKTDDIQVDILEDTPSENASYKSPLIWSMPLGIVSGIAFGRFLLPVELAFLLDYVIRICLIIIYIGVGISLGNNSDTLKYMKQLGWRILLVPVAILFGSILGGVISGFVLGLPLKITLISSAGMSYYSVTGAYMSSAYGVGVGTYGFVVNVIREFLTVLCLPLIIRISPGSAIASGGAGDMDTMLLPIQKFVGRDLGLVTLFNGTVLTMIVPFLLPILSGLLSLFNLR; encoded by the coding sequence ATGATATTTCTCATGCCTTTTATAAGCATATTTATCGGCTTATCAGTAGGTTTAAAAATAAAAAGTAGAAAATTTCTAAAAATCGTAGACATCATTAGCAATATAGTTTTAATTATCTTAATGATAACCATAGGGTCGAATATCGGCGTTAACGATTCGCTTATGAAAAGCTTAGGTCAAATCGGAATCAATTGCTTTTTAATCAGCACTTTCGCGATAGGTTTAAGTATCATCGTTACCTTTTCCTTTGAGAAGTCCATGAAGCTGCTGGACAACATTAACATTAAAACCGATGATATCCAAGTGGACATATTAGAAGATACGCCTTCCGAAAACGCAAGCTATAAATCACCTTTGATATGGAGCATGCCTTTGGGTATCGTTTCCGGGATAGCGTTTGGACGCTTTCTTCTCCCGGTGGAGTTGGCTTTTCTGCTTGATTATGTTATCAGGATATGCTTAATTATTATTTACATAGGCGTAGGGATTTCTTTGGGAAACAACAGCGACACCTTGAAATATATGAAGCAATTGGGATGGAGAATCCTGCTGGTTCCAGTCGCAATTCTATTTGGAAGTATTTTAGGCGGGGTTATTTCAGGCTTTGTTCTTGGCTTACCTTTAAAAATAACCTTAATCTCTTCTGCAGGAATGAGTTATTACAGCGTTACCGGAGCATATATGAGCAGTGCCTACGGGGTGGGGGTCGGTACATACGGCTTTGTCGTAAATGTCATCAGAGAATTTTTGACTGTCCTATGTTTGCCGCTCATAATAAGGATAAGTCCAGGCAGCGCAATTGCATCCGGTGGTGCGGGAGATATGGACACCATGCTTTTACCTATACAGAAATTTGTAGGCAGAGATTTAGGGCTGGTTACTTTGTTTAATGGAACCGTGCTGACGATGATTGTACCATTTCTTCTGCCAATTTTATCAGGACTGCTGTCACTTTTTAATCTTCGTTGA
- a CDS encoding M56 family metallopeptidase, with translation MINVFMTVINMSITATFAALIIFVFRGLFGKKMPKIFSYVLWSIVLLRLVFPFSFSSVFSILDKINPNVGQYGETLSQTYMPDFNTLMQQGPEESDMIGTTLANAGSGAASAPMDFIQGNSILMGCAAIWGIGIAALLMYSLISYLKIARRVSTATRLKKQDFIGCCSEIVKLRYPFEAYISDQVESPFVCGIRKPKIILPSFLFLNEDYEKEVQHILLHEMVHIKRFDYMLKLIAYMALILHWFNPVMWIWFYLASKDMELSCDEKVLQLSTMDQRESYANTLLGISIKQNNLFTEELIGFGESNIGERVKNIMKYKKPTKGSL, from the coding sequence ATGATAAATGTTTTTATGACTGTTATTAATATGAGTATTACTGCTACCTTTGCAGCATTAATTATTTTTGTTTTCCGTGGTTTATTTGGAAAAAAGATGCCTAAGATATTTTCTTACGTTCTTTGGAGCATTGTCTTGCTTCGATTAGTTTTTCCTTTTTCCTTTTCCTCCGTTTTCAGTATTTTAGATAAGATCAATCCCAATGTGGGACAGTATGGGGAGACTTTGAGCCAAACCTATATGCCTGATTTTAATACATTGATGCAGCAAGGGCCAGAAGAATCAGATATGATAGGAACTACTTTGGCAAATGCGGGTAGTGGGGCCGCAAGTGCACCCATGGACTTCATCCAAGGGAATTCTATTTTAATGGGATGTGCAGCCATTTGGGGCATTGGAATAGCGGCATTGCTCATGTATAGTTTGATTTCCTATTTAAAAATAGCTAGAAGGGTGAGTACCGCTACTCGATTGAAAAAGCAAGATTTTATAGGGTGTTGTAGTGAAATTGTTAAATTACGGTATCCCTTTGAAGCTTATATATCGGATCAAGTAGAAAGTCCGTTTGTGTGTGGCATACGAAAGCCTAAGATTATTTTGCCAAGTTTCCTCTTTCTAAATGAAGACTATGAAAAAGAGGTACAACATATTTTACTGCACGAAATGGTACATATTAAACGGTTTGATTATATGTTAAAACTCATCGCTTATATGGCTTTGATCCTTCATTGGTTTAATCCAGTTATGTGGATTTGGTTTTATCTGGCTAGTAAGGACATGGAACTATCCTGTGATGAAAAAGTGTTACAATTATCAACGATGGACCAAAGAGAGAGCTACGCAAATACCTTACTAGGAATTTCAATAAAACAAAATAATTTATTTACAGAGGAATTAATTGGGTTTGGAGAAAGTAATATTGGGGAAAGGGTGAAAAATATAATGAAATATAAAAAACCGACAAAAGGGTCATTGTAG
- the lpdA gene encoding dihydrolipoyl dehydrogenase — MKDIIIDKISGHDQEAKVGQVKVAVGDEVQEGDILLTLESGKGTVKILASVPGLIQSLDVRDGDVVKKNQKVGVIKVAAGYQCEKNEPPKKKGYSFGISTPMKEDIHCDVLIVGGGPGGYVAAIRASQLGKKTVLVEKDALGGTCLNYGCIPTKALAHSVEVLEEMKSASKLGFQVDNIQIDFQKTMANKDKVIQTLLGGIGGLMNSHQIRVIDGEAVAIDAQTIGVKTKKIDATIKFEKLIIAVGSSAFKLPIEGSDLCDILTSTEVLALKELPKSLTIIGGGVIGMEIAFIYNALGSDVSVVEFLPRVMSMLDPDVSDVVYQSAIERGIKIYESAKATSIRETLGQTFVTEIEVEGQAHLISSDKVLMAVGRRANLDALDLAKLEVKLNKRSNGIAVNEHMQTSNENIYAIGDVTNIIQLAHVASHQGMIAAEHIAGQDSKMHYDLVPSTIFTMPEVGTVGLNEVTAQAEGYSIKVVKFPFMACGKAVAMHATEGFVKLIVDTENQVLLGGAIVGAHGTDLIATISELIRSKTKVSDALEAIYAHPTLGETIHEALLMANGRGIHFG, encoded by the coding sequence ATGAAAGATATTATAATTGACAAGATATCTGGTCATGATCAAGAAGCGAAAGTTGGACAAGTTAAAGTAGCCGTTGGCGATGAAGTTCAAGAAGGAGATATCCTACTTACGCTTGAATCAGGCAAGGGTACTGTTAAAATTTTAGCCAGCGTTCCCGGTCTGATTCAGTCTTTAGATGTTCGAGATGGCGATGTCGTAAAGAAAAATCAGAAAGTTGGTGTCATCAAAGTCGCTGCGGGTTATCAATGCGAGAAAAATGAGCCACCAAAGAAAAAGGGCTACAGTTTTGGAATCAGTACCCCGATGAAGGAAGACATTCACTGTGATGTCTTAATCGTTGGGGGCGGTCCTGGAGGTTACGTAGCAGCCATTAGAGCATCTCAACTTGGCAAGAAAACGGTTTTGGTTGAGAAAGATGCCCTCGGAGGTACGTGTCTTAACTACGGTTGCATTCCAACAAAAGCCTTAGCGCACAGTGTCGAAGTTCTAGAGGAGATGAAGAGTGCTTCTAAACTGGGCTTTCAAGTGGATAACATCCAAATAGATTTTCAAAAAACCATGGCCAATAAGGATAAGGTTATCCAAACCTTGCTCGGTGGTATTGGGGGATTGATGAATAGCCATCAAATTCGAGTAATCGATGGTGAAGCTGTTGCAATAGATGCTCAAACCATTGGCGTTAAGACTAAGAAGATCGATGCGACGATTAAATTTGAAAAATTGATAATTGCCGTGGGATCTAGTGCCTTTAAATTGCCGATTGAAGGAAGTGACTTGTGTGATATTCTCACCAGTACAGAAGTACTGGCGCTTAAAGAATTACCAAAATCATTAACCATTATCGGTGGCGGTGTCATCGGTATGGAAATCGCGTTTATATACAATGCACTAGGGAGTGATGTCAGTGTCGTGGAGTTCTTGCCTAGAGTGATGAGCATGTTAGACCCTGATGTCAGTGATGTGGTATACCAATCAGCCATTGAAAGAGGCATTAAAATCTATGAAAGTGCAAAGGCGACAAGCATTCGTGAGACGCTGGGTCAGACCTTTGTAACGGAAATAGAAGTAGAGGGCCAAGCGCATCTCATCAGTAGCGACAAAGTTCTTATGGCGGTTGGTCGTAGAGCGAACTTAGATGCCCTTGATCTTGCAAAATTGGAAGTTAAACTTAATAAGCGTTCAAATGGTATTGCTGTTAATGAACACATGCAGACCAGCAATGAGAACATCTATGCAATCGGAGATGTAACCAATATCATTCAATTGGCACATGTGGCTTCTCATCAGGGGATGATAGCAGCTGAACATATCGCAGGACAAGATAGCAAAATGCATTACGATTTAGTGCCTTCAACCATTTTTACAATGCCAGAAGTTGGCACAGTTGGGCTCAATGAGGTAACAGCTCAAGCAGAAGGTTACTCAATCAAAGTGGTTAAATTTCCATTTATGGCATGTGGTAAAGCAGTTGCAATGCATGCTACAGAGGGCTTTGTGAAGCTTATTGTCGATACGGAGAACCAAGTACTCTTGGGTGGAGCAATTGTCGGAGCACACGGTACAGATTTGATTGCGACGATCAGTGAACTCATTAGAAGTAAAACAAAAGTATCGGATGCCCTTGAAGCCATTTATGCACATCCAACCTTAGGAGAAACCATTCATGAGGCTTTATTGATGGCAAATGGAAGAGGAATTCACTTTGGATAA
- a CDS encoding type 1 glutamine amidotransferase family protein, whose amino-acid sequence MNSTVYLYVFDTMADWEIGYLTAELNSGRYFKKGISKSNIVTIGVTKTPITTMGGLKILPDIKLEECNIKNTDALILPGGDTWMESIHEPIINKAEQCIKENIVVAAICGATIGLAQSGLLDTRWHTSNDLGYLKMVCSHYKGEKYYKNELAVTDGKLITASGIASLEFSVHVLQALNVFSTNTLDAWYNLYRTHESEYFYELMNSIQ is encoded by the coding sequence ATGAATAGTACGGTATATCTTTATGTATTTGATACGATGGCAGATTGGGAAATAGGCTATTTAACTGCTGAACTTAATTCAGGAAGATATTTTAAGAAGGGGATATCCAAATCAAATATAGTTACCATAGGAGTTACAAAGACTCCTATTACTACAATGGGAGGTCTGAAGATATTACCTGATATTAAACTAGAAGAGTGTAATATTAAAAATACAGATGCTTTGATTTTACCGGGTGGCGATACATGGATGGAATCAATCCATGAACCAATAATAAATAAAGCAGAGCAGTGTATAAAGGAGAACATTGTTGTAGCAGCCATATGTGGTGCTACAATAGGGCTTGCTCAAAGTGGGTTGTTGGATACAAGATGGCATACAAGCAACGATTTGGGTTACCTCAAAATGGTGTGTTCCCATTATAAAGGTGAAAAGTATTACAAAAATGAGCTGGCTGTTACGGATGGAAAATTAATTACTGCTTCTGGAATAGCTTCGTTGGAATTTTCTGTACATGTCTTGCAAGCTTTGAATGTGTTTTCTACAAATACATTAGATGCCTGGTATAATCTTTATAGGACTCATGAATCCGAATATTTTTATGAGTTGATGAATTCAATCCAATAA
- a CDS encoding LysR family transcriptional regulator: protein MSLSQYEAFIKAVETGTMTQAAEELGYTQSGLTRALNTLEEQWNVKLLTRGRNGVQLTIEGQLLLPYIRTVLHDQRRLSERIGEINGLREGLIRIGTFNSVSAQWLPGMIKRFQHDYPGIRFELLHGTDTQIVSWIADGRVDVGFVAYPTLPELESEFLHRDPIVGIFSEDDPYSRMEKLNISELPNLPYIALNEGVEDEITAILDKNRITLDARFVESDDHAVIAMVEKGLGISLMSVMMIQGFDRRIVAIPLDPQGYRDLGIACRSLNLLSGAASRFYEYARRWIAEEYKPIEL from the coding sequence ATGAGTCTCTCACAATACGAGGCATTTATCAAAGCTGTCGAGACTGGAACAATGACTCAGGCAGCGGAGGAGCTTGGCTACACACAATCAGGGCTTACTAGAGCATTAAATACATTAGAGGAGCAATGGAATGTAAAACTATTAACTAGAGGGCGAAACGGAGTACAACTTACTATAGAAGGGCAACTGCTGTTGCCATATATAAGAACGGTCCTTCATGACCAACGTAGACTTTCAGAGCGAATCGGAGAGATCAATGGCCTTCGTGAAGGTCTTATTAGAATTGGAACATTTAACAGTGTCTCTGCACAGTGGCTCCCTGGGATGATAAAGAGATTTCAACATGATTACCCTGGAATCAGATTCGAGCTGCTGCACGGAACAGATACTCAGATTGTCAGTTGGATAGCTGATGGACGAGTGGATGTAGGTTTTGTTGCATACCCAACTTTACCGGAACTTGAGTCCGAATTCCTGCACCGTGACCCCATCGTAGGCATTTTTTCTGAAGATGATCCCTATTCCAGAATGGAAAAACTCAACATTTCCGAGCTGCCAAATCTGCCGTACATTGCGCTCAATGAGGGGGTGGAGGATGAGATTACAGCTATTCTGGACAAAAATAGGATTACCCTAGACGCACGTTTCGTAGAAAGCGACGATCACGCCGTAATCGCTATGGTAGAGAAAGGGCTGGGCATTAGTCTTATGTCTGTAATGATGATACAGGGTTTTGACCGACGAATTGTGGCGATTCCTCTGGACCCTCAGGGCTACCGGGACCTTGGAATCGCTTGCCGCAGCCTTAACCTTCTGTCTGGTGCAGCATCAAGGTTTTACGAGTATGCTCGTCGCTGGATAGCTGAGGAGTACAAGCCTATTGAACTATGA
- a CDS encoding MarR family winged helix-turn-helix transcriptional regulator, which translates to MTEFDIRQCVNYITLNNSKKLSEVFGKWLDGSGITRIQWIALFFLKTNGKLSQRELSQAMEINDSSALRLVDRLERDGFVTRTRSKEDRRVIHLDLTQRGSDLMDKLLPIGEQFNQVLIQGIPQEEIEIFLNVQAKMYKNIINDERSQI; encoded by the coding sequence ATGACGGAATTTGATATACGCCAATGTGTTAATTACATCACGTTAAATAATTCAAAGAAATTAAGTGAGGTCTTTGGAAAGTGGCTAGATGGCTCTGGTATTACGAGGATACAGTGGATTGCACTCTTCTTTTTAAAAACCAACGGTAAACTCTCTCAAAGAGAACTTTCACAGGCAATGGAGATTAATGATTCCAGCGCTTTAAGGTTGGTTGACCGATTGGAAAGAGATGGTTTTGTAACCCGTACGAGAAGTAAGGAAGATCGAAGGGTCATTCATTTGGATTTGACACAGAGAGGTTCTGACCTCATGGATAAATTATTGCCAATTGGTGAGCAGTTTAATCAAGTCCTCATTCAAGGGATACCACAAGAAGAAATTGAAATTTTTCTCAACGTTCAAGCAAAGATGTATAAAAATATCATAAATGACGAAAGATCTCAGATATAA
- a CDS encoding lipoate--protein ligase gives MDKFKKHTLVIGRKADAIDNLSIENYLMKRCEPYEIILFLWQSHHTVVIGCHQNPYKECNLPLMEKDQVQLVRRKSGGGAVYHDLGNLNFSFITHLDQADVQRNYQLVIKALKAFGIDSTLSGRNDLTVSGSKFSGNAFLEEYGVHCHHGTLLIESSLELLSKYLTPSKLKIESKGIDSVRSRVVNLSTLSEKCTVSEVKHQLIETFKSAFDGVFHEEGTILPECYEAYKFHYNQWSWQIGSIPQFNIEFESRLSWGSIMVQLEVQKGIVENCHLSTDALNDENFQQLGEAFIGKRYQKEAIYQCIHQWISEETIRRDLIEMIII, from the coding sequence TTGGATAAATTCAAAAAACATACATTGGTAATAGGTAGAAAAGCAGATGCCATTGATAATCTTTCGATTGAAAACTACCTTATGAAACGATGTGAACCCTATGAAATCATACTCTTCTTATGGCAGAGTCATCACACCGTGGTTATAGGGTGTCACCAAAACCCCTATAAAGAATGCAACCTACCCCTTATGGAAAAAGACCAAGTTCAATTGGTTAGACGTAAATCGGGTGGTGGTGCAGTGTATCATGACCTTGGAAATTTGAATTTCTCATTTATAACGCATTTAGATCAAGCGGATGTTCAAAGAAATTATCAATTGGTTATTAAGGCGTTAAAGGCTTTTGGCATTGATAGTACACTAAGTGGTCGCAATGATTTGACGGTCTCGGGCAGTAAATTCTCTGGAAATGCTTTTCTAGAAGAATATGGTGTTCACTGTCATCATGGCACTTTACTGATTGAATCCTCTTTAGAGCTATTGTCAAAGTATTTGACGCCATCTAAACTAAAAATTGAATCCAAGGGCATCGACTCTGTGAGATCGAGGGTTGTCAATTTGAGCACGCTTTCAGAAAAGTGTACTGTATCAGAGGTGAAGCACCAATTGATAGAAACGTTTAAGTCAGCGTTTGACGGCGTTTTCCATGAAGAAGGAACGATCTTGCCAGAATGTTATGAAGCGTATAAATTTCATTATAATCAGTGGTCGTGGCAAATAGGGAGTATTCCTCAGTTTAATATTGAATTCGAATCCCGTTTAAGCTGGGGGAGTATCATGGTTCAGCTGGAAGTGCAAAAGGGTATTGTCGAAAACTGCCATTTGTCTACGGACGCGCTAAATGATGAAAACTTTCAACAATTAGGTGAGGCTTTCATAGGTAAAAGATATCAGAAAGAAGCCATTTATCAGTGTATTCATCAATGGATTTCCGAAGAGACCATCAGAAGAGATCTTATTGAGATGATAATAATTTAA
- a CDS encoding helix-turn-helix transcriptional regulator, with product MAKNDNMLAILWMLNSGRKITAKQIAEKLEINIRTVYRYIDSLCASGVPIISDSGQNGGYSLMNNFIQAPLFFDMEEQKTLLHAAVFAKEAGYPFNEALSRATEKLKLYSNQEQESILNRHLVGFEVINRDIAPAVKMVLERLEQSVANEYSVEIEYCSIHEEEPRPRVIDPYGIIYWNNKWYTIGLCHLRNEIRSFRVERIVQIKQTQMMFKRPEAFSAKEYFLQNLLPDLADENGLVSLIIKGRAEALDDLCIHWFLGHHLKERTSNQAVFLVEDRVLHTYVPYFLLSYGKAIQVMEPQSFKQKLVFVASELMEYYQI from the coding sequence ATGGCAAAAAACGATAATATGCTGGCAATTTTATGGATGCTTAATTCAGGAAGAAAAATAACTGCAAAGCAAATAGCTGAGAAATTGGAGATAAATATACGAACCGTTTACCGTTACATTGATTCTCTATGTGCTAGTGGAGTACCGATTATATCGGACTCAGGTCAAAACGGTGGATATAGCTTGATGAACAATTTTATCCAGGCACCATTGTTTTTTGATATGGAAGAACAAAAAACACTTCTTCATGCTGCAGTATTTGCAAAAGAAGCAGGATACCCCTTTAATGAGGCTTTAAGCAGAGCAACCGAAAAATTGAAATTGTATTCAAATCAAGAACAAGAAAGCATTCTCAATCGTCATTTAGTCGGTTTTGAAGTGATAAACCGAGATATTGCCCCTGCTGTAAAGATGGTGTTGGAGAGATTAGAGCAATCTGTAGCAAATGAATACTCTGTAGAAATCGAATACTGTTCAATACATGAAGAAGAGCCACGTCCAAGGGTGATTGACCCATATGGAATAATTTATTGGAATAATAAATGGTATACAATTGGATTATGCCATTTGCGTAATGAAATTCGTAGCTTTCGAGTTGAACGAATTGTTCAGATAAAACAAACGCAAATGATGTTTAAACGACCGGAAGCCTTCTCAGCCAAGGAATATTTTTTACAAAATCTTTTGCCTGATTTAGCCGATGAGAATGGTCTGGTTTCATTAATTATAAAAGGGCGGGCAGAGGCCCTGGACGATTTATGCATTCATTGGTTTTTAGGGCATCATCTAAAAGAGAGGACTTCAAACCAAGCTGTCTTTTTAGTTGAAGATAGAGTACTGCATACCTATGTACCTTATTTTCTTCTTTCTTACGGAAAGGCTATCCAGGTAATGGAACCTCAGAGTTTTAAGCAAAAACTTGTTTTTGTGGCATCGGAGTTAATGGAATATTATCAAATATAA
- a CDS encoding BlaI/MecI/CopY family transcriptional regulator: MSDYKLFESEYKFMELIWTHAPINSTELVKLCTEELGWKKSTTYTVLRKLCERGITKNVDAMVTYIVPREEIQRQESKAFLDKTFNGSLPLFLASFLKKETLSKQELKELKRIIDESTNEAED, translated from the coding sequence ATGTCAGATTATAAATTATTTGAATCCGAGTACAAATTTATGGAACTGATTTGGACACATGCCCCTATCAATTCTACAGAGCTTGTTAAACTATGCACAGAAGAATTAGGCTGGAAAAAATCAACGACTTATACGGTACTTCGTAAACTGTGTGAACGTGGGATCACAAAGAATGTAGATGCCATGGTTACTTATATCGTACCGAGAGAAGAAATCCAAAGGCAAGAGAGTAAGGCGTTTCTTGATAAAACATTCAATGGTTCTCTTCCTTTGTTTTTAGCGAGCTTTTTGAAGAAGGAAACATTATCCAAGCAAGAGTTAAAGGAGTTAAAACGAATTATTGATGAAAGCACAAATGAAGCAGAGGATTAG
- a CDS encoding B12-binding domain-containing radical SAM protein has product MKNLSEILFQGKERDVMLIQPHFLLRVLSQNQNKIVIEYWNSLNNQEPMGDFVNEPNHGLYSLAASVLQSGYTVEVLDFHTLDMVLRDKENRMIEYSDIEESIIKNKSKIYGISCITVTVDATLKIAEMIKKYHPDSLVVVGGIHPTINSQEMLKNRNIDIVIKGEGNIAIVELINCTKDSSDFDDIKGICYKDKNGNYVETHKRSCHDIDLDELPYPAYDLCSYESLPLMPRVFSSKGCPNGCAFCTCDSYFKTSYDDYKIQFRDPVKVVDEIEHLHKKYNIDFFDFGDLTFMVDKKRAHQLCNLLIERKLNHLRWWCQTTVGRLDAEDLALMRKAGCAQISMGIENSSQEVLDVMDKPVDFEKAINQCKLIRDADIQPVGYWLFGLGDETFEGANRLIQTICYFIENELNEITHIGIPVPYPGSPLYKSPEKFGYTIINHDFSNYWMNSDPLGYGTPNFRTTNLSEDHIYALWQYALMAATEKYKERNRRRMANKLNTLNHGGKSR; this is encoded by the coding sequence ATGAAAAATCTGTCGGAAATTTTATTTCAGGGAAAAGAAAGGGATGTAATGCTTATACAACCACACTTCCTGCTCCGCGTCTTATCTCAAAACCAAAATAAGATAGTTATTGAGTATTGGAATTCATTAAATAACCAAGAACCTATGGGTGATTTTGTGAATGAACCTAATCATGGCTTGTATAGTCTTGCAGCATCCGTTTTGCAAAGCGGATACACAGTAGAAGTCTTAGATTTCCATACTCTTGATATGGTTTTAAGAGATAAAGAAAACCGAATGATCGAGTATAGCGATATTGAAGAATCTATTATAAAAAATAAATCAAAGATTTACGGCATATCTTGTATAACAGTAACTGTTGATGCTACCCTGAAAATAGCCGAAATGATAAAGAAATATCATCCCGATTCATTGGTTGTGGTTGGGGGTATTCACCCAACTATTAATAGCCAAGAGATGTTAAAAAATAGAAATATTGATATTGTAATAAAAGGAGAGGGCAACATCGCCATTGTGGAACTAATTAATTGTACTAAAGATTCTAGCGACTTTGATGATATAAAAGGAATATGCTATAAAGATAAGAATGGAAATTATGTTGAAACACATAAAAGGAGTTGTCATGATATCGATCTTGATGAACTTCCTTATCCGGCATATGATTTATGTAGTTATGAGTCATTACCATTAATGCCAAGGGTTTTTTCAAGTAAAGGATGTCCAAACGGCTGTGCATTTTGCACTTGCGATTCGTATTTTAAAACATCCTATGATGATTATAAGATACAATTTAGAGATCCGGTCAAAGTAGTTGATGAAATTGAGCATTTACATAAAAAATATAATATCGATTTTTTTGATTTTGGCGACTTAACATTTATGGTCGATAAAAAAAGAGCTCACCAATTATGTAACTTACTGATAGAGCGAAAATTAAATCATCTTCGCTGGTGGTGCCAAACTACTGTCGGTAGACTCGACGCGGAGGATCTTGCTCTTATGAGAAAAGCGGGTTGTGCTCAGATAAGCATGGGAATAGAAAATAGCTCGCAGGAAGTTTTGGATGTAATGGATAAACCTGTGGATTTCGAAAAAGCCATTAACCAATGCAAGTTGATTCGCGATGCCGATATACAGCCGGTTGGATATTGGTTATTTGGGCTAGGTGATGAGACATTTGAGGGAGCTAATAGACTTATACAAACCATATGTTATTTCATAGAAAATGAACTTAATGAAATAACGCATATTGGTATTCCGGTACCGTATCCAGGTTCGCCACTTTATAAATCACCTGAAAAATTTGGGTATACAATCATTAATCACGATTTTAGTAACTATTGGATGAATTCTGATCCTCTGGGATATGGTACGCCCAATTTTAGAACCACAAATCTATCTGAGGATCATATATATGCACTTTGGCAGTATGCTTTAATGGCCGCCACTGAAAAATATAAAGAAAGAAATCGGAGGAGAATGGCTAATAAATTGAATACATTAAATCATGGGGGGAAAAGCAGATGA
- a CDS encoding carboxymuconolactone decarboxylase family protein has protein sequence MYNVREMLNGFVGGLENLATTNGEAVGAFMGLLGATYEPGAVDIKTKELISVAIGCYNRCEYCIVYHSYKALEAGATKEEIIEAAMVSVAFGGGPSMAYSVTLLKECLEEFANDFTA, from the coding sequence ATGTACAATGTAAGAGAAATGTTGAATGGTTTTGTAGGTGGTTTAGAGAACTTGGCGACAACAAATGGTGAAGCTGTAGGCGCATTTATGGGTTTACTTGGTGCAACATATGAGCCAGGTGCAGTAGATATTAAGACAAAGGAACTTATCAGTGTTGCTATCGGATGTTACAACAGATGTGAATATTGTATCGTATACCATTCATATAAAGCTTTAGAAGCTGGTGCTACTAAAGAAGAAATCATTGAAGCTGCAATGGTTTCGGTAGCATTTGGTGGTGGCCCTTCAATGGCGTATTCTGTAACGTTATTAAAAGAGTGTTTAGAAGAATTTGCAAATGATTTTACAGCGTGA